The following proteins come from a genomic window of Pseudomonas syringae:
- a CDS encoding Nudix family hydrolase: MKRVHVAAAVIRGADDKVLIARRADSQHQGGLWEFPGGKVEAGETVEAALARELQEELGIVVTAARPLIKVRHDYPDKQVLLDVWEVSAFTGEPHGAEGQPLAWATPRELASYEFPAANQPIVAAARLPAEYLITPDGLDNIELLRGVQKAIAGGIKLVQLRAPGGYDPKYRDLAVDAAGLCAGKAQLMLKGPLEWLGDFPSAGWHLTAEQLRKYASRGRPFPEHRWLAASCHNAEELALAEQMGVDFVTLSPVQPTLTHPDAQPLGWEQATQLIAGFNRPVFLLGGVGPAECQKAWESGAQGVAGIRAFWPDEIV, translated from the coding sequence GTGAAACGAGTGCATGTGGCCGCCGCTGTCATCCGTGGCGCTGACGACAAAGTCCTGATCGCCCGACGTGCAGACAGCCAGCACCAGGGCGGGCTCTGGGAGTTTCCGGGTGGCAAGGTCGAGGCGGGCGAGACCGTCGAGGCGGCACTTGCACGTGAACTGCAGGAAGAGCTGGGCATCGTGGTGACCGCTGCTCGTCCATTGATCAAGGTTCGTCACGATTATCCCGACAAACAAGTGCTGCTGGATGTGTGGGAGGTTTCTGCATTCACCGGCGAGCCGCATGGCGCAGAAGGTCAGCCGTTGGCCTGGGCGACGCCTCGGGAGCTGGCCAGCTATGAGTTTCCGGCGGCCAACCAGCCGATCGTCGCGGCGGCACGCTTGCCTGCCGAGTACCTGATCACGCCTGACGGGCTGGACAATATCGAATTGCTGCGCGGCGTGCAGAAAGCAATCGCCGGTGGAATCAAGCTGGTTCAGTTGCGGGCACCGGGCGGCTATGACCCGAAGTATCGCGATCTGGCAGTCGATGCGGCTGGCTTGTGCGCAGGCAAGGCGCAGCTCATGCTCAAAGGCCCTCTGGAGTGGCTGGGGGACTTTCCGTCCGCTGGCTGGCACCTGACGGCGGAACAACTGCGTAAGTACGCCAGTCGCGGCCGTCCGTTCCCTGAGCATCGCTGGCTGGCTGCGTCATGCCATAACGCCGAAGAGCTGGCCCTGGCCGAACAGATGGGCGTGGATTTCGTCACCCTGTCTCCCGTTCAGCCGACTTTGACCCATCCTGATGCACAGCCCTTGGGCTGGGAACAGGCGACGCAGTTGATCGCAGGTTTCAACAGACCGGTTTTCCTGTTGGGGGGCGTAGGCCCTGCGGAATGTCAAAAAGCCTGGGAAAGCGGCGCGCAAGGCGTGGCCGGAATCCGCGCGTTCTGGCCTGACGAGATCGTCTGA